From Pseudovibrio sp. Tun.PSC04-5.I4, a single genomic window includes:
- the infB gene encoding translation initiation factor IF-2 codes for MSDTKDNHDNPTGGEKKTLGLKLGGSVEKGTVKQSFSHGRSKAVVVEKKKRRVVVPGQEGTATPAPAPAAASPSAPAASPARTEKRPGQPQERGPQQARRGAGDAQKRNEGGARGGTRNNNSNSQRSGPRRSGNGGQNGGAVLKTLTKGEADARLAALKMAKIRDVEDAKRRAEEAKRQEILAAQRAVEAEKQRVEDEARAKIEAAEAAVRAKAEAEAKAKADAEAAAKAAAAPKSAPREERPARTGDRPRPAGDRGPRPVGDRPRPAGDRGPRPAGDRGPRPAGDRGPRPAGDRSPRPAGDRTGRPPMRDGKPPRLDAPRPGARTGAGGRPGGVTAAPAESMETGKEVSKKALKPALRPKKPIVAAKPTPKGNDDRRKSKLTITRATGGDEGRNRSLASMRRRREKEKRKGQKVVREKVAREVILPEVITIQDLAQRMSERAVDVIKLLMKQGQMMKINDVIDADSAELIAAEMGHTVKRVSESDVEEGLFTVEDIDTDLSSRPPVVTIMGHVDHGKTSLLDALRKENVASGEAGGITQHIGAYQVEQNGQKVTFIDTPGHAAFTQMRARGAKSTDIVILVVAADDGVMPQTKEAIVHAKAAGVPLIIAINKMDKPGADPSRVRNDLLREDLVVETMGGDVIDVEVSAKEGTNLDKLIEMILLQAEVLELKANPDRAAEGTVIEAKLDVGRGPVATVLVQKGTLRVGDVVIAGSEWGRVRAMLDENGKPVKEADPSKPVEVLGFQATPSAGDMVAVVENEGRAREISEYRHRQKRDKMAARIAGSRGSLEAMMKGLQEEGKKEFPLIVKSDVQGSAEAIQGALEELGNDEVGARVVAASVGGITESDITLAIASKAPIMAFNVRANKQAQEAARREGVEIRYYSVIYDLIDDVKSTMSGMLAPERRETFLGNADIREIFNITKIGRVAGCLVTEGVVQRGAQVRLLRDNVVIHEGELGTLKRFKDEVKEVESGVECGMNFTNYKDMRAGDVIECFRVEEIARSL; via the coding sequence ATGAGCGATACCAAAGATAACCACGACAATCCTACCGGCGGGGAAAAAAAGACGCTGGGCCTCAAACTTGGAGGCAGCGTTGAGAAGGGCACTGTAAAGCAGAGCTTTTCCCACGGCCGCTCAAAGGCAGTCGTCGTGGAAAAGAAGAAGCGCCGTGTAGTTGTGCCGGGCCAAGAAGGCACCGCGACACCTGCACCTGCGCCTGCTGCTGCTTCCCCTTCTGCTCCTGCAGCTTCTCCGGCACGCACAGAAAAGCGCCCGGGACAGCCGCAGGAACGCGGTCCTCAGCAAGCTCGCCGTGGTGCGGGTGATGCTCAGAAGCGTAATGAAGGCGGCGCCCGTGGTGGCACCCGCAACAACAACAGTAACAGTCAACGTAGCGGTCCTCGCCGCAGTGGTAATGGCGGTCAGAACGGTGGTGCTGTTCTGAAAACCTTGACCAAAGGTGAAGCAGACGCTCGTCTCGCAGCACTGAAAATGGCTAAGATTCGCGATGTTGAGGATGCTAAGCGTCGCGCAGAAGAAGCGAAACGTCAGGAAATTCTCGCTGCGCAGCGTGCTGTCGAAGCAGAAAAACAACGCGTAGAAGACGAAGCTCGCGCAAAAATTGAAGCTGCAGAAGCTGCCGTTCGTGCAAAGGCTGAAGCTGAAGCAAAAGCAAAAGCTGATGCGGAAGCAGCAGCGAAAGCCGCTGCAGCGCCTAAATCTGCACCGCGTGAAGAACGCCCTGCTCGTACAGGTGATCGTCCTCGTCCAGCAGGTGATCGTGGTCCTCGTCCAGTAGGTGATCGTCCTCGTCCAGCAGGTGATCGTGGTCCTCGTCCAGCAGGTGATCGTGGTCCTCGTCCAGCAGGTGATCGTGGTCCTCGTCCGGCAGGTGATCGTAGTCCTCGTCCGGCAGGTGATCGCACTGGCCGTCCGCCAATGCGCGATGGTAAGCCACCACGTTTGGATGCTCCGCGTCCAGGTGCTCGAACAGGTGCCGGTGGTCGTCCAGGTGGTGTTACTGCAGCTCCGGCCGAAAGCATGGAAACTGGCAAGGAAGTTAGCAAAAAGGCACTTAAGCCGGCATTGCGTCCTAAAAAGCCAATCGTTGCTGCTAAGCCAACGCCAAAAGGCAACGATGATCGTCGTAAGTCAAAACTGACGATTACACGTGCAACTGGTGGTGATGAAGGTCGTAACCGTTCATTGGCATCCATGCGCCGTCGTCGTGAGAAAGAAAAGCGTAAGGGTCAGAAGGTTGTTCGTGAGAAGGTTGCGCGTGAAGTTATCCTCCCGGAAGTGATCACGATTCAAGATCTTGCTCAGCGTATGTCTGAACGTGCTGTTGACGTCATCAAACTGCTGATGAAGCAGGGTCAGATGATGAAAATCAACGACGTGATTGATGCTGACTCCGCCGAACTGATCGCTGCAGAAATGGGTCACACCGTTAAACGTGTATCCGAATCTGACGTGGAAGAAGGTCTCTTCACCGTTGAAGACATCGACACTGATCTGTCCAGCCGTCCACCGGTTGTTACAATCATGGGTCACGTTGATCACGGTAAGACATCTCTTCTCGATGCGCTCCGTAAGGAAAACGTTGCTTCCGGTGAAGCCGGCGGCATTACGCAGCATATTGGTGCATACCAAGTCGAGCAGAATGGCCAGAAGGTCACCTTCATCGATACTCCTGGTCACGCGGCCTTTACTCAGATGCGTGCTCGTGGTGCTAAATCTACAGATATTGTGATCCTTGTGGTTGCTGCTGATGATGGTGTGATGCCACAGACAAAAGAAGCTATTGTTCACGCAAAAGCTGCTGGTGTCCCGCTCATCATCGCGATCAACAAAATGGATAAACCAGGCGCAGATCCTTCCCGTGTTCGCAACGATCTTCTTCGTGAAGACCTTGTTGTTGAAACAATGGGTGGTGATGTTATCGATGTTGAGGTCTCTGCTAAAGAAGGCACCAACCTTGATAAGCTGATCGAAATGATCCTGCTGCAGGCTGAAGTTCTTGAGCTGAAAGCGAACCCTGACCGTGCCGCTGAAGGTACTGTTATCGAAGCTAAGCTCGATGTCGGTCGCGGTCCGGTTGCTACCGTTCTGGTTCAGAAGGGTACACTTCGGGTTGGTGATGTTGTCATCGCTGGTTCCGAATGGGGTCGTGTTCGTGCAATGCTCGACGAGAACGGTAAACCGGTTAAGGAAGCTGATCCTTCCAAACCTGTTGAAGTTCTTGGCTTCCAAGCAACACCATCTGCTGGCGACATGGTTGCAGTCGTAGAAAACGAAGGCCGTGCTCGCGAGATTTCTGAATATCGTCATCGTCAGAAGCGCGACAAGATGGCAGCACGTATTGCTGGCTCTCGTGGTTCTTTGGAAGCGATGATGAAGGGCTTGCAGGAAGAAGGCAAAAAAGAATTCCCGCTCATCGTCAAATCAGATGTGCAGGGTTCTGCCGAAGCAATCCAGGGTGCACTCGAAGAACTTGGCAACGACGAAGTCGGCGCACGTGTTGTGGCAGCTTCCGTTGGCGGTATCACCGAGAGCGACATTACTCTGGCGATTGCATCCAAAGCACCAATCATGGCGTTCAACGTACGTGCCAACAAACAGGCTCAGGAAGCTGCGCGCCGCGAAGGCGTCGAGATCCGCTACTACAGCGTGATTTACGACCTCATCGACGATGTGAAGTCCACTATGTCTGGTATGCTTGCACCAGAGCGTCGCGAAACCTTCCTCGGTAACGCTGACATCAGAGAAATCTTCAACATCACCAAAATCGGTCGTGTTGCTGGTTGTCTCGTCACCGAAGGTGTCGTTCAGCGTGGCGCACAAGTTCGCTTGCTGCGTGACAATGTCGTCATCCACGAAGGTGAGCTGGGTACACTCAAGCGCTTCAAAGATGAAGTCAAAGAGGTTGAATCCGGTGTTGAATGCGGCATGAACTTCACGAACTACAAGGATATGCGCGCCGGTGACGTTATCGAGTGCTTCCGTGTAGAAGAGATCGCTCGCTCCCTCTAA
- a CDS encoding RNA-binding protein: MPRKNEPTERTCAVTREVLPVKDLLRFVMAPDKTVVIDLKSTLPGRGVWVTAKKSVLQEAIKRRAFSRGFKEQVNAEDGLADHTDELLEQAALGALSMSRKAGDLIVGFSKVEAALKKERVLALVHVIEASEDGVRKLAAVAASRFGKVDRLSVIRLFTSDQMSTHLGRANVIHAVLLAGEAGRNFSKHAQRLAQYREIPVEADDDGTKGAVAQD; encoded by the coding sequence GTGCCGAGAAAAAATGAACCGACAGAACGGACCTGCGCAGTTACGCGTGAAGTTCTACCGGTGAAAGATCTTCTCAGATTCGTTATGGCTCCTGACAAAACTGTTGTTATAGATCTCAAAAGCACCCTCCCAGGACGTGGGGTATGGGTGACGGCAAAGAAGTCTGTTTTGCAAGAAGCGATAAAAAGGCGCGCTTTTTCGAGAGGCTTTAAGGAGCAGGTTAACGCTGAAGACGGTTTGGCCGACCACACTGACGAACTGCTAGAGCAGGCAGCTCTGGGCGCATTGTCCATGAGCCGGAAAGCGGGTGACTTAATTGTCGGCTTTTCGAAAGTTGAGGCAGCTCTCAAAAAAGAGAGAGTTCTTGCTCTGGTGCACGTGATTGAAGCCTCGGAAGATGGCGTGCGTAAGTTGGCGGCCGTTGCCGCTTCAAGATTTGGCAAGGTGGATCGTCTCAGCGTGATCCGCCTGTTTACCTCGGATCAAATGAGTACGCATTTGGGTCGAGCAAACGTTATACATGCTGTACTGCTGGCCGGCGAGGCAGGTAGGAATTTTTCGAAGCATGCGCAACGGCTTGCGCAGTACCGAGAAATTCCTGTCGAAGCTGATGACGACGGTACAAAGGGTGCAGTGGCGCAGGACTGA
- a CDS encoding helix-turn-helix transcriptional regulator, whose translation MPSKKAPNPIDIHVGSRVRLRRMMLGMSQEKLGESLGITFQQIQKYEKGTNRIGASRLQHIATVLKVPVAFFFEDAPGTPDEVPGVGDNPQTTYVVDFLSSSDGLALNKAFVRIESPKIRKKIVELVKSIAGDEGTV comes from the coding sequence ATGCCCAGCAAAAAAGCACCAAACCCTATCGATATTCATGTCGGCAGCCGTGTCCGTTTGCGCCGTATGATGCTAGGCATGAGCCAAGAAAAACTCGGCGAGAGCCTTGGTATTACGTTCCAGCAGATACAGAAGTACGAAAAAGGAACCAACCGTATCGGCGCAAGTCGTCTGCAACACATCGCGACCGTTCTGAAAGTGCCTGTTGCGTTCTTCTTTGAAGATGCGCCGGGTACGCCTGATGAGGTGCCAGGAGTTGGTGATAACCCGCAAACAACTTATGTTGTCGACTTTTTGTCATCTTCTGATGGTTTAGCCTTGAACAAGGCATTTGTTCGGATCGAGAGCCCTAAAATTCGCAAGAAGATTGTAGAGCTCGTAAAGAGTATTGCTGGGGATGAAGGTACAGTTTGA
- the nusA gene encoding transcription termination factor NusA translates to MAISANRLELLQIAEAVAREKSIDRSIVIGALEDAIQKAARSRYGSETEVRAEINPKTGEIRLQRLLQVVDIVENISTEIALVDAQERNPDATVGDFMADPLPPLDFGRIAAQSAKQVIVQKVREAERDQQYDEFKDRIGEVLNAVVKRVEYGNVVVDTGKGEAVVRRDELIPREIFRNGDRIRALIFDVRREQRGPQVFLSRTHPQFLAKLFAQEVPEIYDGVIEIRAVARDPGSRAKIAVLSNDSSIDPVGACVGMRGSRVQAVVGELQGEKIDIIPWNDDAATFIVNALQPAEVSKVVIDEDSERIEVVVPNDQLSLAIGRRGQNVRLGSQLTGWGIDIMTEAEESERRQKEFQVRSDLFQNTLNVDELVSQLLASEGFTSVEEVAYVDIEEISSIEGFDEETADEIQARAREYLEEQEAKLVEECRKLGVSDELVQVPGLTSAMLVALGKDEIKTMEDLAGCAADDLVGWTERKDKETIRVEGTLSGFDMARADAESIVMSARVAAGWISAEDLIEVSEEELSSEDGEYEGDEETIEAETFDETAVDVDEELAQESVAEDEKSDQSSE, encoded by the coding sequence ATGGCTATCAGCGCAAACCGTTTAGAACTGCTGCAGATCGCTGAGGCGGTCGCCCGTGAAAAATCGATTGACCGTAGTATCGTGATTGGCGCTCTTGAAGATGCAATTCAAAAGGCCGCTCGCTCTCGCTATGGCTCTGAAACTGAAGTTCGGGCAGAGATCAACCCTAAAACTGGCGAGATCCGTCTCCAGCGCTTGCTGCAGGTCGTCGATATTGTCGAAAATATCTCCACTGAGATTGCTCTGGTTGATGCGCAAGAGCGTAACCCAGATGCAACCGTTGGCGATTTTATGGCAGATCCATTGCCTCCTTTGGATTTCGGCCGTATTGCCGCGCAGTCTGCAAAGCAGGTTATCGTTCAAAAGGTTCGCGAAGCAGAACGCGATCAGCAGTACGATGAATTCAAAGATCGTATCGGTGAAGTTCTTAATGCCGTCGTTAAGCGTGTTGAATACGGCAACGTTGTTGTTGATACCGGTAAGGGCGAAGCAGTCGTTCGCCGCGATGAATTGATCCCTCGCGAAATCTTCCGCAACGGTGATCGTATTCGTGCACTCATTTTTGATGTGCGTCGCGAACAGCGCGGGCCGCAGGTATTCCTGTCCCGTACACACCCGCAGTTCCTGGCGAAGCTCTTCGCTCAGGAAGTGCCAGAAATTTATGATGGCGTGATCGAGATTAGAGCTGTCGCTCGTGATCCGGGTTCTCGCGCTAAGATAGCTGTTCTATCCAATGATAGTTCAATTGATCCGGTTGGCGCTTGTGTTGGTATGCGCGGTTCCCGTGTGCAAGCCGTAGTAGGTGAGCTTCAGGGCGAAAAGATCGACATTATTCCTTGGAATGATGATGCCGCAACCTTCATTGTTAATGCGCTTCAGCCAGCTGAAGTATCAAAAGTTGTTATTGACGAAGATTCAGAACGGATTGAAGTTGTTGTTCCTAACGATCAGTTGTCTCTGGCAATCGGTCGTCGTGGTCAGAACGTCCGCCTCGGCTCTCAGCTGACAGGTTGGGGTATTGACATTATGACGGAAGCGGAAGAATCCGAGCGGCGTCAGAAGGAATTCCAGGTTCGCTCCGATCTATTCCAAAACACGCTTAATGTTGACGAGCTGGTTTCTCAACTTCTCGCATCTGAAGGCTTTACTTCTGTCGAGGAAGTCGCGTACGTTGACATCGAAGAAATCTCCTCCATTGAAGGCTTCGACGAAGAAACCGCCGACGAAATTCAAGCTCGCGCACGTGAGTATCTGGAAGAGCAGGAAGCGAAACTTGTAGAAGAGTGTCGCAAACTAGGTGTTTCTGACGAGCTTGTTCAGGTCCCTGGTCTTACCTCTGCTATGCTCGTGGCGTTGGGTAAAGATGAAATCAAAACCATGGAAGACCTTGCTGGTTGTGCAGCTGACGATCTCGTAGGCTGGACGGAACGTAAGGATAAAGAAACTATTCGCGTTGAGGGAACTCTGAGCGGCTTCGATATGGCTCGCGCAGATGCTGAAAGCATCGTAATGTCAGCTCGTGTAGCAGCTGGTTGGATCTCTGCAGAGGACCTCATTGAGGTTTCTGAAGAAGAGCTGAGCAGTGAAGACGGCGAATATGAAGGCGACGAAGAAACCATCGAAGCCGAAACATTCGACGAGACTGCGGTTGACGTTGATGAGGAATTGGCGCAAGAGAGCGTTGCAGAAGACGAAAAAAGCGATCAGTCCTCTGAGTAA
- a CDS encoding tRNA (guanine(46)-N(7))-methyltransferase TrmB gives MVDHYKGSFFGRRAGKPASPRQSQLLQDILPHMALDLKQSPPENLAELFPVPVKSVCLEIGFGGSEHLIHRARENPEIGFIGCEPFSSGIVKAVSSIEEYGIKNIRLYDDDAGKLLDWLPKASLDMAYQLYPDPWPKKKHWKRRFVNQINLSRIGRALKPECEYRFASDIDTYVDWTLSHCRKHPAFEWGAECATDWRTPWENWPGTRYERKAHREGRVGRYLTFLRVSETET, from the coding sequence ATGGTAGATCACTACAAAGGCTCCTTTTTCGGCCGCCGCGCCGGAAAGCCAGCAAGCCCGCGACAATCGCAGCTTCTTCAGGACATTCTGCCCCATATGGCATTGGACCTGAAACAGTCTCCTCCAGAAAACCTGGCAGAGTTATTCCCCGTCCCAGTGAAAAGCGTTTGCCTTGAAATTGGATTTGGGGGATCTGAGCATCTCATTCACCGCGCACGTGAAAATCCGGAAATTGGGTTTATCGGGTGTGAGCCATTCAGTTCCGGCATCGTCAAAGCTGTTTCCAGTATCGAAGAATACGGCATTAAAAACATTCGTTTGTATGATGATGATGCAGGTAAGTTACTGGATTGGTTGCCGAAGGCATCCCTTGATATGGCTTACCAGCTTTACCCGGATCCTTGGCCCAAAAAGAAACACTGGAAGCGACGGTTTGTAAACCAGATTAACCTGTCTCGAATTGGCCGCGCACTTAAGCCTGAATGTGAATACCGCTTCGCCAGTGATATCGATACATATGTTGACTGGACCCTATCCCATTGCCGAAAGCACCCTGCATTTGAGTGGGGGGCCGAGTGTGCCACAGATTGGCGTACTCCTTGGGAAAACTGGCCCGGCACGCGTTACGAACGTAAGGCACATAGAGAAGGAAGAGTTGGTCGTTACTTGACGTTTTTACGTGTTTCAGAGACGGAAACCTAA
- the rbfA gene encoding 30S ribosome-binding factor RbfA encodes MAKTRDEFAGQPSQRQLRVGELVRKELSDILTRGQITDPDLEGVIVTVPEVRMSPDLRWADVLVMPMGGQDVAVVIEALKRNARYLRGQVARRVTTKYTCDLRFVADTRFDDDDLISRLLLEPVIRKDWADGGIEDEDQEGNDRD; translated from the coding sequence ATGGCGAAAACACGCGATGAATTTGCAGGTCAGCCGTCTCAGCGCCAATTGCGTGTGGGCGAGCTTGTTCGAAAAGAACTGTCTGACATCCTAACCCGTGGGCAAATTACTGATCCGGATCTGGAAGGCGTTATAGTAACTGTGCCGGAAGTTCGCATGTCACCTGACCTTCGGTGGGCCGATGTCTTGGTTATGCCAATGGGCGGACAAGATGTTGCCGTGGTGATCGAGGCGCTTAAACGCAACGCAAGATATCTTCGCGGTCAAGTCGCACGACGTGTCACCACGAAATACACATGCGATCTGCGCTTTGTGGCCGATACACGGTTTGATGACGATGACCTGATCTCCCGCCTTTTGCTCGAGCCTGTCATCCGCAAGGACTGGGCTGACGGTGGCATCGAGGACGAAGATCAAGAGGGTAATGACCGCGATTAA
- the truB gene encoding tRNA pseudouridine(55) synthase TruB produces MARKQQRRRPRFSVNGWLVLDKPLNLTSNDALSQLKRIFHPEKVGHAGTLDPLATGCLPIAFGEATKTVPYVMDGRKVYRFEVTWGTQTTTDDAEGEPVKTSDVRPSVDEITAVLSEFCGSIEQTPPIFSAIKVDGNRAYDLARSGEDVKLEPRTIEVHRLDLIECPDENRAIFEAECGKGTYVRALARDLGERLGTCGCVTELRRLLVGPFGEEQMVTLDELRAAKEAMKVDCEEGEESPFENPLENAALMETIKPVETALYQLTELRITSDAAARVRRGNSILLRGADAPIGPEEIYVVSGGKLIAFGEVSKGEFQPKRVFNH; encoded by the coding sequence ATGGCGCGGAAGCAACAGCGACGCAGGCCCCGTTTTTCGGTAAACGGTTGGCTCGTTCTGGACAAACCTCTGAACCTGACCTCTAACGATGCGTTGAGTCAGTTGAAGAGAATATTCCATCCTGAGAAGGTTGGACACGCAGGAACGCTTGATCCCCTCGCAACAGGGTGTCTGCCTATTGCTTTCGGAGAAGCAACTAAAACAGTTCCTTATGTCATGGATGGGCGCAAGGTTTATCGTTTTGAGGTAACTTGGGGCACGCAGACCACGACTGATGATGCTGAAGGCGAGCCGGTTAAAACTTCCGACGTTCGTCCGTCGGTTGACGAGATCACTGCGGTTCTATCTGAGTTCTGCGGATCCATCGAGCAGACGCCTCCGATTTTCTCGGCAATCAAAGTGGATGGTAATAGAGCGTACGATCTGGCACGTAGTGGCGAGGACGTAAAGCTTGAGCCGCGTACTATTGAAGTCCACCGCCTTGATCTTATTGAATGCCCTGATGAAAATCGTGCGATCTTTGAAGCTGAGTGTGGGAAAGGGACCTATGTTCGTGCCCTTGCGCGAGATCTGGGTGAGCGTCTCGGAACATGCGGCTGCGTAACGGAACTCCGTAGATTGCTTGTTGGCCCATTTGGTGAAGAGCAAATGGTAACTCTTGACGAGCTGCGTGCCGCAAAAGAAGCGATGAAGGTGGACTGCGAAGAAGGTGAGGAATCTCCTTTCGAAAATCCGCTCGAAAACGCAGCTCTGATGGAAACGATCAAGCCAGTCGAAACAGCACTCTACCAGTTGACTGAGCTCAGAATCACCTCGGACGCCGCAGCGCGTGTGAGACGGGGAAACTCGATTTTGTTAAGGGGCGCGGATGCTCCGATCGGTCCTGAGGAAATCTATGTGGTTTCTGGCGGAAAGCTGATTGCATTCGGCGAGGTCTCCAAAGGAGAGTTCCAACCCAAACGCGTGTTTAATCACTGA
- the metK gene encoding methionine adenosyltransferase yields MARQNYVFTSESVSEGHPDKVCDRVSDTIVDAFLKEMPEARVACETLATTNKLVIAGETRGPATLTQEYLAHIARLAVKDIGYEQAGFNWKDLEVQILLHGQSADIAQGVDAANNKDEGAGDQGIMFGYACRETEELMPAPILYAHKILRLLADARKSGNEPTLGPDAKSQVSIRYEDGKPVEATSIVLSTQHLDESMTSDDVRAVVEPYICAALPRDWVTNNTIWHINPTGKFVIGGPDGDCGLTGRKIIVDTYGGAAPHGGGAFSGKDPTKVDRSAAYAARYLAKNVVAADLADQCTIQLAYAIGIAEPQSVFVNLHGTGRVEAERVEVAIREVMRLTPRGIREHLGLNKPIYARTAAYGHFGRDAEGDGGFSWEKIDLVHSLRDAVERAYA; encoded by the coding sequence ATGGCTCGTCAGAACTACGTGTTCACGTCGGAATCGGTTTCAGAAGGCCATCCCGACAAGGTTTGTGATCGTGTATCAGACACTATCGTAGATGCATTTCTCAAAGAAATGCCAGAGGCCCGTGTGGCGTGTGAGACTCTCGCAACCACCAACAAGCTTGTAATTGCAGGTGAAACCCGTGGCCCGGCTACTCTTACTCAGGAATATCTAGCACATATTGCTCGCCTCGCTGTCAAAGACATCGGATATGAGCAAGCTGGATTTAACTGGAAAGATCTTGAAGTTCAGATTCTTCTTCACGGTCAGTCCGCGGATATTGCGCAAGGCGTTGATGCGGCTAACAACAAAGATGAAGGCGCTGGCGATCAGGGTATTATGTTCGGTTACGCATGTCGCGAAACCGAAGAGTTGATGCCTGCGCCAATCCTTTACGCACACAAGATTTTGCGCCTGCTTGCCGATGCACGCAAATCTGGTAACGAGCCAACGCTCGGCCCGGATGCGAAAAGTCAGGTGTCCATTCGCTATGAAGACGGCAAGCCGGTAGAAGCGACATCCATTGTTCTTTCAACCCAGCATCTGGACGAGAGCATGACATCTGACGATGTTCGTGCTGTTGTTGAGCCGTACATTTGTGCCGCTCTTCCCCGTGATTGGGTAACCAACAATACCATTTGGCACATCAACCCAACTGGTAAGTTCGTAATTGGTGGTCCTGATGGAGATTGTGGTCTGACGGGCCGCAAGATCATCGTGGACACTTACGGTGGTGCAGCCCCGCACGGTGGTGGCGCATTCTCTGGTAAAGATCCGACCAAGGTTGACCGCTCCGCCGCATACGCTGCGCGCTATCTGGCGAAAAACGTAGTCGCTGCTGATCTTGCAGATCAGTGCACGATTCAGCTGGCATACGCGATTGGAATTGCAGAGCCGCAGTCTGTATTCGTGAACTTGCATGGTACGGGCCGTGTTGAAGCAGAACGTGTCGAAGTGGCAATTCGCGAAGTTATGAGACTGACGCCTCGCGGGATTCGTGAGCACCTCGGTTTGAATAAGCCAATTTATGCTCGGACTGCAGCCTATGGACATTTTGGCCGTGATGCTGAAGGCGATGGTGGTTTCTCGTGGGAGAAAATCGACCTTGTCCATAGCCTACGTGATGCTGTAGAGAGAGCCTACGCTTAA
- the rimP gene encoding ribosome maturation factor RimP, translated as MDENDPRIVKEKGLEARVAEIVEPVVEDLGYRLVRIRVNGNNGCTLQIMAERPDGTMAVEDCEEISHAVSPALDVDDPISEAYHLEVSSPGIDRPLVRAGDFVGWAGHVVKIEMSVPQAGRKRYRGKIIAVEDGCAVLKMTDVPEGQDDTARLPLDEVGSATLVLTDELIDAALKADKAAKAARGESTDDDSYQEH; from the coding sequence GTGGACGAAAACGATCCCCGGATTGTAAAAGAAAAGGGTTTAGAAGCCCGCGTAGCTGAAATTGTCGAACCAGTTGTAGAAGATCTGGGCTACCGGCTGGTGCGCATCCGTGTGAACGGAAACAACGGCTGCACCCTTCAAATTATGGCTGAGCGTCCGGATGGGACAATGGCTGTTGAAGATTGCGAAGAAATCAGCCACGCAGTTTCTCCGGCGCTGGATGTGGACGACCCGATTAGCGAGGCATATCACCTCGAAGTTTCTTCCCCGGGCATCGATCGCCCACTCGTTCGTGCTGGCGACTTTGTTGGCTGGGCCGGACATGTTGTGAAGATTGAAATGTCGGTTCCGCAAGCAGGACGCAAGCGGTATCGTGGGAAAATTATCGCTGTTGAAGATGGATGTGCCGTTTTGAAAATGACGGACGTTCCAGAAGGTCAGGATGACACCGCGCGACTGCCGCTCGACGAAGTTGGATCAGCAACGCTGGTTTTGACGGATGAACTGATTGATGCGGCCCTAAAGGCCGATAAAGCCGCAAAAGCAGCCCGTGGAGAGTCTACGGATGATGATAGTTATCAAGAACACTGA